Part of the Quercus robur chromosome 5, dhQueRobu3.1, whole genome shotgun sequence genome, TTGTATAAGCAAATTCACACATTTCACACAAGGACATTAGATCTTCCCATTGCGCGTGGATGGAGCGGCAAATTCCACGAATTGGTTTACACCTTCAAAATATTCCCTTGTACCTCTCCTCTTCTCCATCCAACTTTTGTCCATTGCGATACAATATTTACGGAATTTTACCTACACCAAGATTTGTTACTACAACGatactaattattataattacatTCATTTGTCATTTGTTAAGAACAGACATACCCAAGTATGCAGTTATTTTCTTAGAACATATAACACTTGTCCTAGACTAACTCAATGTGATAAGTTGTAAAAGTAGTTAAGCATAagtgttttcaaaatatgaaaacaaataCTGAATTCATGtaattgtaataattattaaatacttCATAATTATTAAGTCTGTAATACCATGATGCTCAATTACGTGGGTCATTGGTCAAAAGTGAGGTCAAAACATTTTGGTTGACAATTTCATTCGTAATGATGTTGTTTGAAAATGTGACGAGTAACCAGTGTGGATGCAAGATTGTGATGTTGGTTTCATACCAAACATGTGCTTCGAAATGACCTATATGAACGTAATACATCAACAATGCCTAAATAAAGGACTCATTTTGTTTGCTTTCTGTTTTATTGGGTGTCATCGCAGAAGTAAATAATGCAATGACACCCAATAAATGACAAAAAGTTGGCAAGTTTTGAAAAGGAAAGTAAAATAATGGAGAACACAACAACCATTATAACCACATGGCAACAACTGAAACATATTCAAAATCTACACATTAGCTTACATGACAACTATCATCGAGGTCGTTGTGACATAGAAATCTACTAAAAAATCATGGCATTATAGGCACTTTATAATACCAACTAATCAAGTAATTTAACTAAATCCACTGTGATACATCTATGGGTTTGGACACTCTGATAGCATGAATAAGATAAATTATGAAGACATAGTTACATTGAACTTAATTATCTttagaaaaaattaacattattttcttctttatttgtcaATGCAAAAATGTGTTTAATTGGGAATCTAATGCATTGCACAAGAGATTGTACTTAGGTTTTGCCCTAAAAATAATACtactatgcatatgcatgaccAACTCTAGGCCTAGACCTAAATCTCCCTTGcttcaaaaatttgaaaagggTCCTATAGGTTGTCTGGGCGGGGCTGGCTAACAGGGGCCAAGGTTTTGGAAGGGAGGGGCCcaattattaaaaacataaaatatacctacgaaaaaaaaaaaaaatttgggctgGGGGAGGGCCCGAGCCCCCTACTAGGTCCATCCCTGACAGAAAATCATGTACTTTAACAACAAAAGACAACTAAATATCCAAAGAAAATTCAGACctcccaaacaaaataaaaaacattccATCAGCATACATTTAGTGACATGAAGTTGCAAAATATTTCTCTTTGTTCTGGAAATAAGCGTAAATTATGGTTCAGCTTCAACCTGCTAGCGAATGTCAGTTTTTGATGCCCAGTCTAGATGAAATTTTCACACGGCTTGTTTACTGTTTGTACctgaaattaagaaataattcaTATTAAAGAACATGAAAAGTTTTATATAATAAGTTGTAACTGTGGCATATATAATGAGAATTAAACCAAACTCAACCCCTTACATTGGATGACACTAGTGTCAATAACTCCTTAATAATTGATAtctgctcttttttatttattatcatataATTTGTGTATATCTGCTATCTATAAAAGATAattaatagaataaaaaattactagaCTATAAAACATATGTGGAAACCTGGGTGCATATATGTCTAGTTAGATTTTACTTAATTGTTATAGCAATAATATTCTAGCTAGCTAACTAAATAATGGAGACTCTAGGGgctacctatatatatatatatatactagaacATGCCATGAATTAATGAAGGTCCTTTTTGGTCCCCCTCGgctgatttttaaaataaatttgtaaaattgtatttaattttgttgGCCTTTCGTTGAGAGGACCTGTGTTGTTTTGGATCCATCCTTCTCAAATATTCTTCGCCTCAGAGCATAAAATTTTGTTGAGTGCTACTTAATCTCAACTCAATCGTGATATTTACCTAATCTTGGGGTAATTATTTCATGGAGCAACTTCATAACCACTCCATGAAAATACCTATCTTGAACTTTGTAAGATGTCAGCTAAGATGTaagcaattttgttttaattctaAGGTTACCTTGGACTAAGGAAAAACAATGGTACTTTTCATGCTTTGTAAGAAATTCATTAGTTTTTCATTATTAGAATTATTCTGGAGAAATGACCTACGAATTGTTTTACAATCTGTTGGGTGCACAACATTGGCAAGTAAACACCGGAACTTAGTGTGCATTTGTAACAGCTATttcttttggtttatttgtttatatgtacaacttttaaaaactttttttataaatattaactgtattatttttaacaactaaAATCTCATGTTACGCTCAAGGTGAAATATAGCTAATGGAAAGCTAGGGAACCAAGGACCATTATTACTGAAAGGAAATAGAACATGTACGGAATTTTGCAGCTTGGCCCTTCAATTTTTGTCCTTGGTTTGATCTAAAATTGACTAGCTAAAATACTGAATCTCCTAAAAAAGGTTCTGTACTGAATctaattatgaatattttttttttgtaggaaaataTAGCTAGACTAGCTATATCGTGTTTCCTTTGCCACATTGATTGGCCATAAAGCTGGAAGattctttctattttgttaCAGACAATGAGAAAGCGATAAATTTTGAGACACATATGATGAAAATGTTTATTACAACCTAGgtaaaagtttgaattttgtttgGGGAGTACTAAAGCCATGTCAATTCAATAGTACCAGTCCCAGTAGAGTACCTTATGCAGTAGAACTTCAGAATctcaaattatatatgattttcaACAAAGACCCTCAATACTATATGTTCTGTTTCTTTCACCTAAAAAGACTGTTAAATTACCCAGAAATTTTTAGACAATAAAACAAGACTGTAGAATATTTgttgtcataactcataacatagaagaaaatgaaaatttgaactttGTATCTAACATATATACATCTTCTAACTAgcctatttatttttcttattttcatacATTCATCGTTAATTTCTCTACTAGCAATGATTATTTAAAAAGGGTGTGGGTAAAAGACAAGCAAATCAATGTGGGTGGAATCACTTGTCTTAATCCAGAATAGTTCCGAGGTACTATAACTACAGCAAGAGGTCTTGGGAGGCCCATGAAGGGCATGTTAAGAAAACCTGGGTTTTGACCTGTCAATTGTCATTCACGCTACAGCAGCAAGCAACcacaatttgaaaaaaagtaGTTGGATGTTAGCTAGCTTGTGCCCCCACAAATTATTATCCCCATGAATTATGTATAGGTACTTTTCTTCATCCGTCACCTCTATCTTCTCCAGTTGTTTGGGTTACCTTTCAAAAACACACTCTCAATTCACATTGGGAGATCTAGGCTAAAACATGTGTTTTGTTTCTAATTGTCAAGTAATTCAACtgacacattttgatatttttattagagatatttagggttcaaatcccacATTTCTCGactattaattataaaaaataaaatttaataaaaacaaaagaagaactAACTTAGCTGAATCCAAATTCAGTTTGAGCAAATCagaaataaaatacatataaatCTGACCAAGTAATCTAACATAAGCAGAGCAGCCGCATGTTGAAGGAATAAACTGAAATAGGAAAAAATTGCTTTTAAGTTCAGTTCAAATTtaacttaaattttgaataaccTCATTTGAATACccttaatttgtttaaattcgttttcaattagattttttttttcccaattaaaAATAGCTATAATTATAAAACTCTACTTCCAACTTCTAAAAGTTCACTCCTTGAATAACACGATCATGTCAAGAGCCTTATAGTAAGTATTTCCTACTATTTTTATCGAAGACGTCTAGGATTTAAATTATCTCGCCTCTATCATAACTagctataaaattattattaaaaaaaatagagcaatCATATAGaaccaaaattataatatatgcaGTGCGACCCACATGACTTCTGAGATTTACCAATTAGCCCCTGGAACAGGGAAATGTCAGGAGGTTGTTTGGGCCATTTGGTGGTGTCTACTCTTAATCTTATCATGTTCTTGCCATGGACCCACCCTTgtcaatgagagagagagagagagagagagagagatatatatatatatatatatatatatattttcctgaGTGACGTGGATGCAAATAAGTGACCAAGTCAATGTGGACCCTACAGGTACCGGCCTATACCTTTGAATGATTACAAATCTGATATCATGTTgtcatgaaatatatatatacaatgactcaaataataataataataataagacttgttagagcattctcatcaagaatgctataaaatatagcatttaacatcttaaaaagttactttattcattttaacatcccactttacaaaacactcaACATCAAAGattctattattttaccacttcatttaaatattctttttttattctttctttatgttttcaaataattaCCACAACTAACTTCCACAAGTACCCTGCAACATTACTGCGTAGTATTGGAGAGAATTgttcttagctttttttttttttttttttttttttttttagaatttattctCTTAGCATTCAATAATTGATAAGAATCCCATAAAACACTAACATCATTTATCAAGGAAACAATAATAGGATGATCACTTATTAAATGGAACATATCcattttcatttatattgttgaaattttgcatCAAGTTTGAGATGTCAGCAACCATAATTTTTTCCTGCCAACTTGGTGTGCAACTAAAATTACAGACTTGAGCTACTCTTTTACTATTACACATAAACAAAATTCTGCAGCAACCAAACCATTTAGCTTTGACAGCATCTTCCACCACAGCTTCTTGAGTTGCTGCATTAGCTGTTGATGCTCCACTGCTGGCAGCAGCTATCCAGTACAGAAATCCAGCAGCTACCCAGTACAGAAAAACCAGTGCAGAGGAAAAAACAGCAGTTAAATTAAACCAGTGCAGAATAAGAAAACAGCAGCCCACACTCTGCAGGCAGCAGCTATCCAGTGCAGAAATCCAGCAGCTACCCAATGCAGAAAAACCAGTGCAGAGGAAAAAACAGCTGTTAAATTAAAACCAGTGCAGAAAAACCAATGCAGAGGAAAAAACAGCAgttaaattaaaaccaacagAAACAATATCCAATATAGATGGGAGGAGGTAGTATCACATTATCTTAAAGTCCAGCAAAAATCACATCAATTGAACTATTAATCATGTGTATAAGCATATATGCCACTGAATTCAAACATGATGTATGAAATTTCATACTAGTATAATGTTCATATGTGAGCAAAGTTTGATTTCATGTGTgtagagaaaaatgcaaatcTGTCTAAAATCTATTCAACATATAAAACTCTAAAGATGATACTAGAATTTTAAGGAGGAATTTCAACAAACACAAACCTGTGCTTCACGTTCAATGCTGTTATCCTGAGGAGTGAAGCAAGATTGCTAGTAACGCTCTAGTGTTTTTGGTTATACTgcaaaaaaagaattgaattagataaaattataggAACAGaattagaattcaaaaaaaaaataaggtgtACCTGACAAGAGAGAATTAGAGATGAGCCGAGGACTTGTCCGCCAAAGCTCAAAATGTCGCCGTGCGCTGGTCAGCGGTGGTTTTGGAGTAAGAAATTTGGGTAAAGCTTTTAGCTCTAAGATCAGATCGGGAAGAACTGAGCAGCAATACAAGATCCACAAAATCCCTaacccaaaacaaaacctaaatggAAGCCTAACCCATGGAGCTTCAGTCTGACCCAAATGGAAGCCTAATCCCCTCCCATGAATCTTCGGTTTTGAGATGAGAATATGACTTTCAAGACTGGGCTTTTGGGTTTGGCCAAGGAGAGAAGAGTGGGTTCGGTATGGGTTCACTCAGAGGAAGAAGAGCAGAGGCTGTGTTTGTGATGATGGTTCGGTCAGAGGGAGTAGTGAAGCGGAGATGAATTGGCGGCGTGGGTTGAGCGGCTTGGGTTGAGGGAGaacgaataaaaaaaaaaaaaaaaaagaagagaggaggCAGAGGCATAGGCgtgggagaaagagagaaccaggaaaaaaaaaaatgagggaaatCCAGAGGAGATAGGCGCGAAAAGAATGAGGGAAAACCAGAGGAGATGGGCGCGAAAAAGGGAAGCGGGGTTTTATtaaacaaatactttttttttttacaatcttgCTACAGTGGGCTGCTAGAGATAGCAGTCCACTGTAGCCGAAGtgcaaaataaataacatttaacAGCATTgatggaggatgttttttagtgtttatagcATTTGgcatgctaaattttagcatttataacATTTACCCatctaagagcattagcattggaaaattccaatgctattctattttaccattctaaaaCACCACTTCATCaatataccataccattttacaatacctccacatcccaaaactctatttttattaaaatattatttttttacctttctttattattttgtttccaACCGTTTTCCTGGGCTTTCCTAGGCTTTCCAACAGCAAtttttattcctctctctcaacctctagcaccggTTCGACACACAACACGCACACACCTATGATACACCGATCATCCTacccaaacccatcaccacacccacacacacaaacacaaacacaaacatcaaACCAGCAACAAAGTGCCACACACAAACATCAAACCAGCAACAAAGagccacacacaaacacaaaccatcaacagagccacactcacaaaccatcaaaccagtCCACCGATCAGCaaacccaagccaccgatcTGAAACCCACGCCGCCGATTTAAAACCCAGGCCACCgatcaaaaaaatcatcaccggaGCAAGCCCattcaaacccattcaaaaaaaaatcatcaccggagcaaacccattcaaaaaaaataatctccagagcaaacccattcaaacccattcaaaaaaaatcatcactgGAGCCACCGGatcaaacccattcaaaaaaaatcatcaccggagcaaacccattcaaaaaacatcatcaccggagccactggagcaaacccattcaaaaaaaatatcaccggagccaccggagcaaacccattcaaaaaaatgagagagcagatggagagcAAATGGAGAAGCAGaaacagaagagagagaagagaacagaaaaaatgagagagatgagagacagaggagagagagtagagataCCGGAGCCtccggagcaaacccattaaaaaaaaatcatcaccggaGAGCATAGAGAAGCAGATGGAGAGtagagcaaacccattcaaaaaaatgagagagatgagagagcaaATGGAGAGTAGAGCCGAGAGAGCATAGAGAAGCAGAGacggaagagagagaagagatcaggaaaaaatgagaaagatgagagacagaggagagagagtagagataaaatattaattttttttagaatactgctacagtgcaattctaaagatagaattgcactgtagcaagtattggaaaaaatttacaatagttgcttttagaattttctgatGCAGATGATTTTAAGTCTACAAATGCTAAATTTTCCTTAGATATAGCATTAGCAttctccaatgctaatgctcaaAATGctcttatagttttttttatataattattgacGTGGTATTTTATAGTTAGTGGATGAGAAAAACTGTGTATGTAATAATTGACCTATGTGAATCACAAATTTTAAtgaagatataaaaataaaaaataaaaaataaaaatttgtgtcCCTCACATTATTCAtgaatatatacttttttaactaataaagCTTACACCGTCAAACTCAAGTATATGACAATGCCATAAGAGCCGAAACTCATAAAATGGAAGAGCCAAACGCGGCTTTAAACAAAAGATGAGAATCTAATTAGCAATCTAATTACCAAAATTACTTCATGTTTAACCAATCCAACAAAGTTCCACACTTTCAGCCCCAAAAGTCGATCAAATTGTCAAAAACCTTTGACAAAAGCACTCCAAAGTCCAACTAATCGAAATCATCCCACTCAATAACACTTTTCCTATCAATAAAAATCTGAAGGAGCAAACAtgtattaaaacttaaaagctgCCTCAAAGAACAGACACGGTTCTCAGGATCCACCCATATTTCACCTCAAATCATTTGatctgtaaaaaaaatatatataataataataataacatacaCCAATAAAGCTATTTTCATTAAACTAAAACATTGTTCATCACCCCATTCCTCACCGTACTAAAACCATTTTCCCAAAACAACTTGGTTAAAGGtttctaacttttatttttaaaacaaaaattatagtattattcaaataatttaaaatacatAATGAAACTTTT contains:
- the LOC126728775 gene encoding uncharacterized protein LOC126728775 — protein: MKMKLTQSLLSKRNYCDLLALSLKSKVIGCIFPAGCFSVDICEDKFSAHFWCCYDILKSVTSNLASLLRITALNVKHSCWISALDSCCLQSVGCCFLILHWFNLTAVFSSALVFLYWVAAGFLYWIAAASSGASTANAATQEAVVEDAVKAKWFGCCRILFMCNSKRVAQVCNFSCTPSWQEKIMVADISNLMQNFNNINENGYVPFNK